A region of Jannaschia sp. W003 DNA encodes the following proteins:
- a CDS encoding ABC transporter substrate-binding protein gives MKLKSLILAAGLAATATHALADAHGGVKVGMITTLSGGGAGLGIDVRDGFLLAVEQDGREGLEVVVEDDQQKPDVAVQLADKMIQSEKVDVLTGIIWSNLAMAVVPSATAQGVFYLSPNAGPSALAGKGCSPLYFNVAWQNDNLHEAAGAYSNTAGHQNAFILAPNYPAGQDALTGFKRMYEGELAGELFTELGQTDYAAELAQIRASGADSVFFFLPGGMGISFLKQYADSGIELPVVGPAFSFDQGILQAVGDAALGVVNTSQWSKDLDNEANVAFVAAFQEKYGRLPSLYASQGYDTANLLLSALDKAMPSDAEAFQAALEEADFSSTRGDFRFGPNHHPIQDIYAREVVKEGDVYTNRIVGVALEDHGDAYAAECEM, from the coding sequence ATGAAACTGAAGTCTCTCATCCTCGCCGCCGGCCTCGCCGCCACGGCGACCCACGCCCTCGCCGACGCCCACGGGGGCGTCAAGGTCGGCATGATCACCACGCTCTCGGGCGGCGGCGCCGGCCTCGGCATCGACGTGCGCGACGGCTTCCTGCTGGCCGTCGAGCAGGACGGCCGCGAGGGCCTCGAGGTCGTCGTCGAGGACGACCAGCAGAAGCCCGACGTGGCCGTGCAACTCGCCGACAAGATGATCCAGTCCGAGAAGGTGGACGTTCTGACCGGCATCATCTGGTCGAACCTCGCCATGGCCGTGGTGCCCTCGGCCACCGCGCAGGGCGTGTTCTACCTCTCGCCCAACGCCGGTCCCTCGGCGCTGGCGGGCAAGGGCTGCAGCCCGCTCTACTTCAACGTGGCCTGGCAGAACGACAACCTCCACGAGGCGGCGGGCGCCTACTCGAACACCGCAGGCCACCAGAACGCCTTCATCCTCGCGCCCAACTACCCCGCGGGGCAGGACGCGCTGACCGGCTTCAAGCGCATGTACGAGGGCGAGCTGGCGGGCGAGCTGTTCACCGAGCTGGGCCAGACCGACTACGCCGCCGAGCTCGCGCAGATCCGCGCCTCGGGCGCCGACTCGGTGTTCTTCTTCCTGCCCGGCGGCATGGGGATCTCGTTCCTCAAGCAGTACGCCGACAGCGGCATCGAGCTGCCCGTGGTCGGCCCCGCCTTCTCGTTCGACCAGGGCATCCTGCAGGCCGTGGGCGACGCGGCGCTCGGCGTGGTGAACACCTCGCAGTGGTCGAAGGATCTCGACAACGAGGCGAACGTCGCCTTCGTCGCCGCCTTCCAGGAGAAGTACGGCCGCCTGCCCTCGCTCTACGCCTCCCAGGGGTACGACACCGCGAACCTCCTCCTGTCCGCGCTCGACAAGGCCATGCCGTCGGATGCCGAGGCGTTCCAGGCCGCCCTCGAGGAGGCCGACTTCTCGTCCACGCGCGGCGACTTCCGCTTCGGGCCGAACCACCACCCGATCCAGGACATCTACGCCCGCGAGGTCGTCAAGGAGGGCGACGTCTACACCAACCGGATCGTCGGCGTGGCCCTCGAGGACCACGGCGACGCCTACGCCGCCGAGTGCGAGATGTGA
- a CDS encoding Lrp/AsnC family transcriptional regulator: protein MNCVFVQVRCRPATAYKVADAIALREIHSELYSTSGEYDLLVKIYVPEGEDVGKFINDNLLDIDGIERTLTTLTFRAF, encoded by the coding sequence ATGAACTGCGTCTTCGTCCAGGTCCGCTGCCGCCCCGCCACCGCCTACAAGGTGGCCGACGCCATCGCGCTGCGCGAGATCCACTCCGAGCTCTACTCCACCTCCGGCGAGTACGACCTCCTGGTGAAGATCTACGTTCCCGAAGGCGAGGACGTAGGCAAGTTCATCAACGACAACCTGCTCGACATCGACGGGATCGAGCGGACGCTGACGACCCTGACCTTCAGGGCCTTCTGA
- a CDS encoding AMP-binding protein, whose amino-acid sequence MRPSAHADDFARRNLPPEDQWPDFLFDGFRYPDRLNAGHELTHAMVERGHGDRTALIGNGRRRTYKELADWTGRLAHVLVEDLGVRPGDRVLIRSANNPAMVACWLAATKAGAVVVNSMPMLRAHELRKYVDKAEIAFALCDTRLMEEMEKAAEGSPFLRRVVGFDGTANHDAELDRLALEKPVHFAAVDTAQDDVALLGFTSGSTGDPKATMHFHRDLLVIADGYAKEVLGVTPDDVFVGSPPLAFTFGLGGLAIFPLRFGAAATLLETASPPNMIEIIERYRATVCFTAPTAYRAMLQAMEAGADLSSLRAAVSAGETLPKPVYDEWMAKTGKPMLDGIGATEMLHIFISNRFDDHRPACTGKPVGGYEAKVIGPDGAEVPDGTPGRLAVRGPTGCRYLRGERQAEYVVDGWNVTGDTFLRDEGGWFHFQARNDDMIVSAGYNIAGPEVEAALLAHPWVAECAVIGAPDPGRGQVVEAHVVLAEGARPDDATRLALQEHAKGMIAPYKYPRSVVFADALPKTPTGKVQRFRLRPGGGAP is encoded by the coding sequence ATGAGACCGAGTGCCCACGCCGACGACTTCGCCCGCCGCAACCTCCCCCCCGAGGACCAGTGGCCCGACTTCCTGTTCGACGGCTTCCGCTACCCCGACCGGCTGAACGCCGGCCACGAGCTGACCCACGCGATGGTGGAGCGCGGCCACGGCGACCGCACCGCCCTCATCGGCAACGGCCGCCGCCGCACCTACAAGGAGCTGGCCGACTGGACCGGCCGCCTCGCCCACGTGCTGGTCGAGGACCTGGGCGTGCGCCCCGGCGACCGCGTGCTGATCCGCTCCGCCAACAACCCCGCCATGGTGGCCTGCTGGCTGGCCGCCACGAAGGCGGGCGCGGTGGTGGTGAACTCCATGCCGATGCTGCGCGCCCACGAGCTGCGCAAGTACGTGGACAAGGCCGAGATCGCCTTCGCGCTGTGCGACACCCGTCTGATGGAGGAGATGGAGAAGGCGGCCGAGGGCAGTCCCTTCCTGCGCCGCGTCGTCGGCTTCGACGGCACCGCCAACCACGACGCGGAGCTGGACCGCCTCGCGCTGGAGAAGCCCGTCCACTTCGCGGCCGTGGACACCGCGCAGGACGACGTGGCCCTCCTCGGCTTCACCTCCGGCTCCACCGGCGATCCGAAGGCCACGATGCACTTCCACCGCGACCTGCTCGTCATCGCCGACGGCTACGCGAAGGAAGTCCTAGGCGTCACCCCCGACGACGTGTTCGTCGGCTCGCCCCCCCTCGCCTTCACCTTCGGGCTGGGCGGCCTCGCCATCTTCCCGCTGCGCTTCGGGGCCGCCGCGACCCTGCTGGAGACGGCCTCCCCGCCCAACATGATCGAGATCATCGAGCGCTACCGCGCCACGGTCTGCTTCACCGCCCCCACCGCCTATCGCGCCATGCTGCAGGCCATGGAGGCGGGCGCCGACCTCTCGTCGCTCCGCGCCGCGGTCTCCGCCGGCGAGACCCTCCCCAAGCCCGTCTACGACGAGTGGATGGCCAAGACCGGCAAGCCCATGCTCGACGGCATCGGCGCCACCGAGATGCTCCACATCTTCATCTCCAACCGCTTCGACGACCACCGCCCCGCCTGCACCGGCAAGCCGGTCGGCGGCTACGAGGCGAAGGTCATCGGCCCAGACGGCGCCGAGGTCCCCGACGGCACCCCCGGCCGCCTCGCCGTGCGCGGGCCGACCGGCTGCCGCTACCTGCGCGGCGAGCGTCAAGCCGAGTATGTGGTGGACGGCTGGAACGTCACGGGCGACACGTTTCTGCGGGACGAGGGCGGCTGGTTCCACTTCCAGGCGCGCAACGACGACATGATCGTGTCGGCGGGCTACAACATCGCCGGCCCCGAGGTGGAGGCGGCGCTGCTGGCCCACCCCTGGGTCGCGGAATGCGCCGTGATCGGCGCGCCCGACCCGGGCCGCGGCCAGGTCGTCGAGGCCCACGTCGTTCTGGCCGAGGGCGCCCGGCCGGACGACGCGACGAGGCTGGCGCTCCAGGAGCACGCGAAAGGCATGATCGCCCCCTACAAGTACCCCCGCAGCGTCGTCTTCGCGGACGCCCTGCCCAAGACGCCCACCGGCAAGGTGCAGCGCTTCCGGCTCCGGCCCGGCGGAGGCGCGCCATGA
- the kynA gene encoding tryptophan 2,3-dioxygenase produces the protein MADRPVTDFRDRMSYGDYLHLGQVLSAQHPVSDAPDEMLFIVQHQTSELWMKLMLHELGAARRAVAEDHVPQAFKMLARVSRIMEQLNNAWDVLRTMTPSDYTTFRETLGQSSGFQSVQYRLIEFTLGNRNADMLRPHAHDAEATARLEAELREPTLYQVVLRAAARMGMDVPERVIAAPSRAPQAEVPEVRAMWAAVYRDPAAHWTLYEMAEKLVDLEDYFRRWRFNHVTTVERVIGMKRGTGGTGGVDYLRRMLAVELFPELWRVRTDL, from the coding sequence ATGGCCGACCGCCCCGTCACCGACTTCCGCGACCGGATGAGCTACGGGGACTACCTGCACCTCGGCCAGGTGCTCTCGGCCCAGCACCCCGTGTCGGACGCCCCCGACGAGATGCTGTTCATCGTCCAGCACCAGACCTCGGAGCTGTGGATGAAGCTAATGCTCCACGAGCTCGGCGCCGCCCGCCGCGCCGTGGCCGAGGATCACGTGCCCCAGGCCTTCAAGATGCTGGCCCGCGTCTCCCGCATCATGGAGCAGCTCAACAACGCCTGGGACGTGCTGCGGACCATGACGCCCTCGGACTACACCACGTTCCGCGAGACGCTCGGCCAGTCCTCGGGTTTCCAGTCCGTGCAGTACCGGCTGATCGAGTTCACGCTGGGCAACCGCAACGCCGACATGCTGCGCCCCCACGCCCACGACGCCGAGGCCACCGCCCGGCTGGAGGCCGAATTGCGCGAGCCCACGCTCTACCAGGTGGTCCTGCGCGCCGCCGCCCGCATGGGCATGGACGTGCCCGAGCGTGTCATCGCCGCCCCCTCCCGCGCGCCGCAGGCGGAGGTGCCCGAGGTCCGCGCCATGTGGGCTGCCGTGTACCGCGACCCGGCCGCCCACTGGACGCTCTACGAGATGGCCGAGAAGCTGGTCGACCTCGAGGACTACTTCCGCCGCTGGCGCTTCAACCACGTCACCACCGTGGAGCGCGTGATCGGCATGAAGCGCGGCACGGGGGGCACGGGCGGCGTCGACTACCTGCGCCGGATGCTGGCCGTGGAGCTGTTCCCCGAGCTCTGGCGCGTGCGGACCGACCTGTGA
- a CDS encoding acyl-CoA dehydrogenase family protein has product MPDRSFLRWPFFEDRHRAFAAELERWAGDALAHVDHADTDAACRALVRDLGDAGFLQYTASGSGALDVRTLCLARETLARHDGLADFAFAMQGLGTGAITLFGTDAQKAEWLPRTRAGESIAAFALTEPRSGSDVANSTMTATRDGDDYILNGEKTWISNGGIADVHTLFARTGEAPGARGLSAFVVPAGLPGFEVAERLETIAPHPLATLRFGNCRVPASALLGRPGEGFKVAMAVLDVFRSTVAAAALGFARRALDEALSRTTTREVQGQPLSELQMVQGHLADMALDVDAAALLVYRAAWAKDAGAPRITREAAMAKLFSTEAAQTVIDRAVQLHGGDGVRAGETVERLYREIRALRIYEGASDVQRVVIARQTLAAHAAEGRA; this is encoded by the coding sequence GTGCCGGACCGCTCCTTCCTCCGCTGGCCCTTCTTCGAGGACCGCCACCGCGCCTTCGCCGCGGAGCTGGAACGGTGGGCGGGGGATGCGCTGGCCCATGTCGACCACGCCGACACGGACGCCGCCTGCCGCGCGCTGGTGCGGGACTTGGGTGACGCGGGCTTCCTCCAGTACACCGCCAGCGGGAGCGGCGCGCTCGACGTGCGCACCCTCTGCCTCGCCCGCGAGACGTTGGCGCGCCACGACGGGCTGGCCGACTTCGCCTTCGCCATGCAGGGCCTCGGCACCGGGGCGATCACGCTCTTCGGCACCGACGCGCAGAAGGCGGAATGGCTCCCCCGCACCCGCGCGGGCGAGAGCATCGCCGCCTTCGCCCTGACCGAGCCGCGCTCGGGCTCCGACGTCGCCAACTCCACCATGACCGCGACGCGCGACGGCGACGACTACATCCTGAATGGCGAGAAGACCTGGATCTCCAACGGCGGCATCGCCGACGTCCACACCCTCTTCGCCCGCACCGGCGAGGCCCCCGGCGCCCGTGGCCTCTCGGCCTTCGTCGTACCCGCCGGCCTGCCGGGCTTCGAAGTTGCGGAGCGGCTGGAGACCATCGCCCCCCACCCCCTCGCCACCCTGCGCTTCGGGAACTGCCGCGTGCCTGCCTCCGCCCTGCTCGGGCGCCCCGGCGAGGGCTTCAAGGTGGCGATGGCGGTGCTGGACGTGTTCCGCTCCACCGTGGCCGCCGCCGCGCTCGGCTTCGCGCGCCGGGCGCTCGACGAAGCGTTGTCCCGGACCACCACCCGCGAGGTGCAGGGCCAGCCGCTGAGCGAGCTGCAGATGGTGCAGGGCCACCTCGCCGACATGGCGCTCGACGTCGATGCCGCCGCCCTCCTCGTCTACCGCGCCGCCTGGGCGAAGGACGCCGGCGCCCCGCGCATCACCCGCGAGGCGGCCATGGCCAAGCTGTTCTCTACCGAGGCGGCGCAGACGGTCATCGACCGCGCCGTGCAGCTTCACGGCGGCGACGGCGTGCGGGCGGGCGAGACTGTGGAGCGCCTCTACCGCGAGATACGCGCGCTCCGGATCTACGAGGGCGCCTCCGACGTGCAGCGCGTGGTGATCGCCCGCCAGACCCTCGCGGCTCATGCGGCGGAGGGGCGCGCGTGA
- a CDS encoding enoyl-CoA hydratase family protein: protein MRSDVEHFRCRIEDGVAHLALDRPERKNPLTFASYAELRDWFRDLAYADDVHAVVFGPTGGNFSSGGDVHEIIGPLTGMGMKDLLAFTRMTGDLVKAMIHCGKPVVAAVDGICAGAGAIIAMASDLRIATPEAKVAFLFNRVGLAGCDMGACAMLPRIIGQGRAAELLYLGRSMSAEEGERWGFFNRVVARDDLEATAGEMAARIAAGPTFANAMTKTMLAQEWSMTLDQAIEAEAQAQAICMQGNDFRRAYEAFAAKRKPVFEGD from the coding sequence ATGCGCAGTGACGTCGAGCACTTCCGCTGCCGGATCGAGGATGGGGTCGCCCACCTCGCCCTCGACCGCCCTGAGCGCAAGAACCCCCTCACCTTCGCGAGCTACGCCGAGCTGCGCGACTGGTTCCGCGACCTCGCCTACGCCGACGACGTGCACGCGGTGGTGTTCGGGCCGACGGGCGGCAACTTCTCGTCGGGCGGCGACGTGCACGAGATCATCGGGCCGCTGACGGGCATGGGCATGAAGGACCTGCTCGCCTTCACCCGCATGACCGGCGATCTGGTCAAGGCGATGATCCACTGTGGCAAGCCCGTCGTGGCCGCCGTCGACGGCATCTGCGCGGGCGCGGGCGCGATCATCGCCATGGCCTCGGACCTGCGGATCGCCACCCCCGAGGCGAAGGTCGCGTTCCTGTTCAACCGCGTGGGGCTGGCGGGCTGCGACATGGGGGCCTGCGCGATGCTGCCCCGGATCATCGGGCAGGGGCGCGCCGCCGAACTCCTCTACCTCGGGCGCTCCATGTCCGCCGAGGAAGGTGAGCGCTGGGGCTTCTTCAACCGCGTGGTGGCGCGGGACGATCTGGAGGCCACCGCGGGCGAGATGGCCGCCCGCATCGCCGCGGGGCCGACCTTCGCGAATGCCATGACCAAGACGATGCTGGCGCAGGAGTGGTCGATGACGCTCGACCAGGCCATCGAGGCCGAGGCGCAGGCGCAGGCGATCTGCATGCAGGGAAACGACTTCCGCCGGGCCTACGAGGCCTTCGCCGCGAAGCGCAAACCGGTGTTCGAGGGGGACTGA
- a CDS encoding MarR family winged helix-turn-helix transcriptional regulator, with protein MSEPLSKTRLRLWLRLLKTTHGIEAELRRRLRERHGTTLPRFDVLAALARFPDGLRMSELSDLLRVSNGNVTGIVDRLSEDGLAERIAVPGDRRATRARLTEAGRAAFADLAAAHEAWIDELLEGVDADAAEAMTRLLKGAATQGGRAHAQ; from the coding sequence GTGAGCGAGCCCCTCAGCAAGACCCGCCTGCGCCTCTGGCTGCGCCTCCTGAAGACCACCCACGGCATCGAGGCCGAGCTGCGCCGCCGCCTGCGCGAGCGCCACGGCACCACCCTGCCCCGCTTCGACGTGCTCGCCGCCCTCGCCCGCTTCCCGGACGGCCTGCGCATGAGCGAGCTGTCGGACCTCCTGCGCGTCTCGAACGGCAACGTGACCGGCATCGTGGACCGCCTCAGCGAGGACGGGCTGGCCGAGCGCATCGCGGTTCCCGGCGACCGCCGCGCCACGCGCGCGCGCCTCACGGAGGCGGGCCGCGCCGCCTTCGCCGATCTCGCCGCCGCCCACGAGGCGTGGATCGACGAGCTGCTGGAGGGGGTCGATGCGGACGCCGCCGAGGCCATGACGCGGCTGCTGAAGGGCGCCGCCACCCAAGGAGGACGCGCCCATGCGCAGTGA
- a CDS encoding SDR family NAD(P)-dependent oxidoreductase, translated as MNAARRHVVVTGGGSGVGAATARAFAEAGHPVTIMGRTEAPLAVQGLPFEICDVTDPDAVARAFAAAADARGPVAIVVANAGAAESVPFAKLRPDQLHAMMAVNLGGVVHCWQAALPGMKAARWGRMIAVASTAGLRGYPYVAAYCAAKHAVVGLTRAVARELARTGITANAVCPGFVETPLLERSIRNIVLTTGMDEEAAAATLRADNPQGRFVQPGEVASAALWLASDGAAATNGHALSLSGGET; from the coding sequence ATGAACGCCGCTCGCCGCCACGTCGTCGTCACCGGGGGCGGCTCCGGCGTGGGCGCCGCCACCGCGCGGGCCTTCGCGGAAGCGGGCCACCCGGTCACGATCATGGGCCGGACCGAAGCGCCCCTCGCCGTGCAAGGTTTGCCCTTCGAGATCTGCGACGTCACCGACCCGGACGCCGTGGCCCGCGCCTTCGCCGCCGCCGCGGACGCGCGCGGCCCCGTGGCGATCGTGGTCGCCAACGCCGGCGCCGCCGAGAGCGTGCCGTTCGCGAAGCTCCGCCCCGATCAGCTCCATGCCATGATGGCCGTGAACCTCGGCGGCGTCGTCCACTGCTGGCAGGCCGCCCTGCCCGGCATGAAGGCGGCCCGTTGGGGCCGCATGATCGCGGTCGCCTCCACCGCCGGGCTGCGGGGCTATCCGTACGTCGCGGCTTACTGCGCCGCCAAGCACGCGGTCGTCGGCCTCACCCGCGCGGTGGCGCGCGAGCTAGCCCGCACCGGCATCACGGCCAACGCGGTCTGCCCCGGCTTCGTGGAGACGCCGCTCCTGGAGCGCTCGATCCGCAACATCGTCCTCACCACCGGCATGGACGAGGAGGCCGCCGCCGCGACCTTGCGCGCCGACAACCCCCAGGGCCGCTTCGTGCAGCCCGGCGAAGTGGCCTCGGCGGCGCTCTGGCTCGCCTCGGACGGCGCGGCGGCCACGAACGGCCACGCCCTGAGCCTGTCGGGGGGCGAGACGTGA
- a CDS encoding bifunctional salicylyl-CoA 5-hydroxylase/oxidoreductase gives MRIACLGGGPAGLYFAISAKLRDPSHEVVVLERNRADDTFGWGVVLSDETLANLEANDPVSAAAIRAHFARWDDVALHVHGQRLVSTGHGFCGIGRKRLLLLLQDRARELGVELRYETEVESAEAYRETHNLVVAADGLNSKTRQLYADTFRPDVDERLCRFVWLGTRQTFRDAFTFIFEQTPHGWVWAHAYQFEEGTATFIVECSEATFEAWGFGRMSQEESIAVCERIFAAHLGGHALMSNARHIRGSAWIRFPRVLCERWHHGNVVLLGDAAATAHFSIGSGTKLALESAVALADLVEEAPTLEAAFEAYEDRRRTEVLRLQSAARNSLEWFEQVERYLHLDPVQLNYAMLTRSQRISHENLRARDPDWLRSAEAWFQRQAGVPDDAPVRAPMFAPFRLGDLALKNRIVVSPMAQYRAVDGCPTDWHLVHYAERAKGGAGLVYTEMTCVSPEGRITPGCPGLYAPKHVAAWRRLVDFVHGETTAKICAQIGHSGRKGSTNIGWEGMDTPLAEGGWETVSASAIPWDEGHRAPREIARAEMDAIRDQFAEATAMAVRAGFDMIEMHAAHGYLLSSFITPVSNRRTDEYGGSLENRMRWPLEVLRAMRARMPEGMPLSVRISANDWVGEDGVTPDEAVEIARMFAAAGADLIDVSAGQTSVDAKPVYGRMFQTPFSDRIRNEAGVATVAVGNIYEADHANSILMAGRADLVAVGRPHLADPYWTFHQAAAIGDREATDWPRPYEAGRDQLWRLADRAAEQAGPV, from the coding sequence ATGCGGATCGCGTGTCTCGGCGGTGGCCCTGCGGGGCTCTACTTCGCCATCTCGGCCAAGCTGCGCGACCCCTCGCACGAGGTGGTCGTGCTGGAGCGCAACCGCGCCGACGACACCTTCGGCTGGGGCGTGGTGCTGAGCGACGAGACGCTCGCCAACCTCGAGGCCAACGATCCGGTCTCGGCGGCGGCGATCCGCGCGCACTTCGCCCGTTGGGACGACGTGGCGCTCCACGTCCACGGCCAGCGGCTGGTCTCCACCGGCCACGGCTTCTGCGGCATCGGGCGCAAGCGGCTGCTTCTGCTGCTGCAGGACCGCGCGCGCGAGTTGGGCGTGGAGCTGCGCTACGAGACCGAGGTGGAGAGCGCGGAGGCCTACCGCGAGACCCACAATCTGGTGGTCGCCGCCGATGGCCTGAACTCCAAGACCCGCCAGCTCTACGCGGACACCTTCCGCCCGGACGTCGACGAGCGGCTCTGCCGCTTCGTCTGGCTGGGCACGCGGCAGACCTTCCGCGACGCCTTCACCTTCATCTTCGAGCAAACCCCGCACGGCTGGGTCTGGGCCCACGCCTACCAGTTCGAGGAAGGGACGGCGACGTTCATCGTGGAGTGCTCCGAGGCCACCTTCGAGGCCTGGGGCTTCGGCCGGATGAGCCAGGAAGAGAGCATCGCCGTCTGCGAGCGCATTTTTGCGGCGCACCTCGGCGGCCACGCGCTGATGAGCAACGCCCGCCACATCCGCGGCTCGGCCTGGATCCGCTTCCCGCGCGTGCTGTGCGAGCGGTGGCATCACGGCAACGTCGTGTTGCTGGGGGACGCGGCCGCCACCGCCCACTTCTCGATTGGGTCGGGCACGAAACTCGCGCTGGAGAGCGCGGTGGCGCTGGCCGACCTCGTCGAGGAGGCGCCAACGCTGGAGGCCGCGTTCGAGGCCTACGAGGACCGGCGCCGCACCGAGGTGCTGCGCCTCCAGTCGGCGGCGCGCAACTCGCTGGAATGGTTCGAGCAGGTGGAGCGCTACCTCCATCTCGACCCGGTGCAGCTGAACTACGCGATGCTCACCCGCTCGCAGCGCATCAGCCACGAGAACCTGCGCGCGCGGGACCCGGACTGGCTGCGGTCCGCGGAGGCGTGGTTCCAGCGCCAGGCCGGCGTGCCCGACGACGCGCCCGTGCGCGCGCCCATGTTCGCGCCGTTCCGGTTGGGGGATCTCGCGCTCAAGAACCGCATCGTGGTCTCGCCCATGGCCCAGTACCGCGCCGTGGACGGCTGCCCCACCGACTGGCACCTCGTCCACTACGCGGAGCGCGCCAAGGGCGGCGCGGGGCTCGTCTACACCGAGATGACCTGCGTGTCCCCGGAGGGCCGCATCACCCCCGGCTGCCCGGGCCTCTACGCGCCGAAGCACGTGGCGGCATGGCGGCGCCTCGTGGACTTCGTGCACGGCGAGACCACCGCCAAGATCTGCGCCCAGATCGGCCATTCGGGGCGCAAGGGCTCCACCAACATCGGCTGGGAGGGCATGGACACGCCCTTGGCCGAGGGCGGCTGGGAGACCGTCAGCGCCTCCGCCATCCCGTGGGACGAGGGCCACCGCGCCCCCCGCGAGATCGCGCGCGCCGAGATGGACGCGATCCGCGACCAGTTCGCGGAGGCCACCGCCATGGCCGTGCGCGCGGGCTTCGACATGATCGAGATGCACGCCGCCCACGGCTACCTCCTGTCGTCCTTCATCACGCCCGTCTCGAACCGGCGCACGGATGAGTACGGCGGCTCGCTTGAGAACCGCATGCGCTGGCCGCTCGAGGTGCTGCGGGCCATGCGGGCCCGGATGCCCGAGGGGATGCCGCTGTCGGTCCGCATCTCGGCCAACGACTGGGTGGGCGAGGACGGCGTGACCCCGGACGAGGCGGTGGAGATCGCGCGGATGTTCGCGGCCGCCGGCGCCGACCTGATCGACGTGTCTGCGGGCCAGACCTCCGTGGACGCGAAACCCGTCTATGGCCGCATGTTCCAGACCCCGTTCTCGGACCGCATCCGCAACGAGGCGGGGGTGGCGACGGTGGCCGTCGGCAACATCTACGAAGCCGACCACGCCAACTCGATCCTGATGGCGGGGCGTGCCGACCTCGTGGCTGTGGGCCGGCCCCACCTCGCCGACCCCTACTGGACGTTCCACCAGGCCGCCGCGATCGGCGACCGCGAGGCCACCGACTGGCCCCGCCCTTACGAGGCCGGGCGCGACCAGCTCTGGCGCCTCGCCGACCGGGCCGCCGAGCAGGCGGGGCCGGTATGA
- a CDS encoding DUF6476 family protein: MDTPEPPPEPANLRFLRRLVTVLTAVMIAGLLAVVVLLVIRLGGAGTVVPEALALPEGTQVHAVTRAPDMWIVTTRDGRALVFAPDGRLRGEVALP, encoded by the coding sequence ATGGACACTCCCGAGCCGCCGCCCGAGCCCGCGAACCTGCGCTTCCTGCGGCGGCTGGTGACGGTGCTGACGGCGGTGATGATCGCCGGCCTCCTAGCGGTGGTGGTGCTGCTTGTCATCCGCCTCGGCGGCGCGGGGACGGTCGTGCCCGAGGCGCTGGCGCTGCCCGAGGGCACGCAGGTCCACGCCGTCACCCGGGCGCCGGACATGTGGATCGTCACCACCCGCGACGGCCGCGCGCTGGTCTTCGCGCCCGACGGGCGGCTTCGGGGCGAGGTCGCCCTGCCGTGA